TGCGCCCACTTCTTCCCCGTGTCCCCGTCTCGttctcatcatctctctctgtgACTCGCTTTTCTCGCTCGGTAGCGTTTTTCGCGCGagagaagacgacgacgaccatggcgatggcgatggaaGGAGCGGCTGCTCTGAAACTCGCTCCTCTCAGACCATTTTGCCCTAATTCGACCCTCACTCTCACCACGTCCTCTTCTTCTAGGGCTTCCTTCCGCAgactctcttcttcttcttcctgctcCTCCTTGTCTGTGCTCGCCGACAGCGACCCCTCCGCTTCCGGCTCTCTCTCCTTGGGCCACCTCACCCGTCCCGATTTCCCCATCCTCCACcaggttctctctcttctctctcgttCAATCGCGTGTACTGAGACTCAGATGCATACCCTGCTTCTTAGCTGTATCGACTTCACATTTGCGCTATGGCGGCGATCTCCGGCTTGCCTCGTTGTTCGCCTCTCCGTGGTCTTGTTTCATCGATCGAATGGGATTCTGTTTGGTTACTCGACTCTTTGGTAGATTTATGTATGTGGTTGGCATTTTGATTGCCGCGACTTTCCGCTCCTCAGGAGGTGAATGGCTCGAAGCTTGTCTACTTGGACAACGCCGCGACGTCGCAGAAGCCTAACTCTGTCTTGAAGGCTGTGCAGAAGTATTACCAGGCTCACAATTCCAACGTGCACCGAGGGATTCATTTCTTGAGGTAGCTCATTGTATTGTATTGTGCGTTGagtgtttgtttttttcaagcttctgttTGTTAACGTTCTGTTTCTTATCCAGTGCAAAGGCGACGGATGAGTACGAGTTGGCCAGGAAGAAGGTGGCCGAGTTCATCAATGCGGGAGATTCTAGAGATATCGTTTTCACAAGAAATGCTACTGAAGCTATCAATCTTGTTGCCCACTCCTGGGGCCTTTCGAATTTGAAACCGGAAGATGAGGTAGGACTGTAATTAGGGAGTGCGTGATTGTTCCTGGGAGTGTAATAGTTTTTATATGGCGGCTCCTTTGGAATCAAATATTGCTGCTAATTCAGGTGAAGATCAGATCAGTGGCGAACTGAAAGTTATTGAATGACTGGTGATAGGATGATGTGTCAACATAAGTCAATTTGTTGAGTCTCTGTTGCTTCTTAAATACCATTGTGTTTGTTTCTTCGAGAATAACCTATGGAATTGCGGAACATCATAGAGCTATGGTTGATGTCATGTGATCTTCTCGCAGATCATACTCACAATTGCTGAACATCATAGCGCTATCGTCCCGTGGCAAATAGTCTCAAAAAAGACCGGCGCCATTCTTAAATATGTGGACTTGGATGGAGGCGAAGTACCAGATGTGAGCAAATTAAGAGGAATGCTTTCAAAGAAGACGAAACTGGTTGTAGTTCATCATGTATCAAACATGCTTGGTAGGTGAAGTCCTTGCATGTTATATAATGATTCTTTACTTTGCACATGTTTTAACTGCATTTAATATAGATAAGGTGGGTATTTGCTTATGGGTCGTATATAGTGTTGGTGAAGAAGCATTGAGATGGTTTATGCGATAAGTAAGGATGATGATAGTATCTGCAGATGCCGTTAAATGAGATGAATGTAACATGAGTTAACTTTTTTTATGCTTACAATAGTTCCTAAAACATCTGGATTGTTTCATCTGTCCAACGGAATCGGAAAAGAATGTCGAATGATTATGGGTTATCATAATTGTCTCTTGGCAGCTTCTATTCTGCCGATCGAAGATATTATTCAATGGGCACATGATGTTCAGGCTAAAGTCCTTGTGGATGCTTGTCAAAGCGTGCCTCACATGGTGGTTGATGTCAAAGCCCTTGATGCTGATTTCCTTGTTGCCTCGTCTCACAAGGTTGGGTTCCTCCCTCGGCATTGAAATGTTTACTTCATTGACAAGTTTGTGAAGTTCTGGAATAAACATCCTTCAGATGTGTGGGCCTACAGGCATTGGATTCTTGTATGGAAAGAGTGAGCTGCTGACTTCCATGCCTCCATTTTTAGGTGAGATTTCTTGATACGTAAAAAGCAGGATCTATTTTTCCAGGTATTGCTCTTCTGTGCGCGTGCgctgtgtgtgtgcgtgtgagATGTGTGTCAATTGGTGATATTTCCTCTAAATTCTGTTGTGTAGGTGGTGGAGAGATGATTGCTGATGTCTTTCTGGACCATTCCACATATGCGGAACCTCCATCCAGGTTGGCATACTTGACCCTTCATAACCTATTCTGCTGATGACAGGTGGATTGTTGGGCTCTGGGATCCTTTTGGGTGGCTGAGCATTGCATTACTAATGACGTGATGTAAGAAGTAGTCTACATACATTCAGATTAGAGATACTTTGTTTGTCAGTAACTCTTAATTTTGTCAACTATCTTCCATAACAGCTTACTTTCTCCccgcctcctcccttttttccccacttttcttcttcataaatgATGTTGGGTTTACTTGGAATAGGTTTGAGGCTGGAACACCTGCTATTGGGGAAGCAATTGGACTAGGAGCAGCTATTGATTATTTGTCTGAGATTGGCATGCAAAAGATTCATGATTATGAGGTGATGGTCTCATTTAGTCCATATAAACGATAGAAAGTTGCCTTGTCTCTATGGAAGTACTTTTTCCCCCTAAATTGAATACTAAGCATAGATCAGTGAAATCCAAATAGTTTATGGTCTCAAGGCATGCATGTTCCTGTGGCTTAGGAAAACTGGTGTTCTCTGTTTCACGATGGACATTTGCTTTTAGGAAGGAAGCATGCTTCTAAAGGAGACTTTAGAATTTGCCTGTACTGCAAGAGGGAAGTGGTTGTAGCATATGAGGAATGGGACACTGCCTGTTGTGTGGTGCGgttttgtttgtgtgtgtgcaCATGTGAAGTAGCTATAGAGTATAGATATCTTGCACGCCAATGTAGGAAGAATCTTTTTGCACAACGTATTACATAGATGAGCAATGTATTGGTCTTCCTATATCTGGTTGGGGATAAGTTAAAAGCTTTTTCATGACGGCCTGTTGGTATGCAATGTTGTGGAGATTAGGCACATGATGGACTCTGCAATTTGAGAtgtctttttgttattttgctttttgcttgTTCCAGACAAGTTGGCTAGAGTCAAGATACAGTAGTTTTGGCTGACGTATTTGTCACTTGGATGGTCAATGATTAATTTTCTCCTGTATGTGTAGATGGAACTTGCAAATTACTTGTATGAAAGCCTTCAATCAGTTCCGAGTGTTCGTATCTATGGTCCAAAACCTTCAAGGAATATCGGTCGTGCTGCTTTGTGCTCATTCAATGTCGAGAGCATACACCCCACTGATATTGCGACATTTCTCGACCAGCAGGTACATAAGCAGTTTGGGTAGGCCAGAGTTGTAGATTTCCAGTTTTACCatcttttagcaatttt
The genomic region above belongs to Rhodamnia argentea isolate NSW1041297 chromosome 6, ASM2092103v1, whole genome shotgun sequence and contains:
- the LOC115734210 gene encoding cysteine desulfurase 1, chloroplastic — translated: MAMAMEGAAALKLAPLRPFCPNSTLTLTTSSSSRASFRRLSSSSSCSSLSVLADSDPSASGSLSLGHLTRPDFPILHQEVNGSKLVYLDNAATSQKPNSVLKAVQKYYQAHNSNVHRGIHFLSAKATDEYELARKKVAEFINAGDSRDIVFTRNATEAINLVAHSWGLSNLKPEDEIILTIAEHHSAIVPWQIVSKKTGAILKYVDLDGGEVPDVSKLRGMLSKKTKLVVVHHVSNMLASILPIEDIIQWAHDVQAKVLVDACQSVPHMVVDVKALDADFLVASSHKMCGPTGIGFLYGKSELLTSMPPFLGGGEMIADVFLDHSTYAEPPSRFEAGTPAIGEAIGLGAAIDYLSEIGMQKIHDYEMELANYLYESLQSVPSVRIYGPKPSRNIGRAALCSFNVESIHPTDIATFLDQQHGVAIRSGHHCAQPLHRFLGISASARASLYFYNTKEDVDNFILALNDTVSFFNSFK